The Bombus fervidus isolate BK054 chromosome 8, iyBomFerv1, whole genome shotgun sequence genome window below encodes:
- the LOC141445808 gene encoding uncharacterized protein yields MFFSDRSQMDVFYRQYNTYRILLSIVGLWPYHKSIYSTIHRISISVIMLAYIVFEVLLLLKSDITFRGCIVTLSTTCPVMVIFLRYVTSVAVSPVTKYVFHYLRTTHTMLKDQLEVQILMKHVDHSAHVFSIFLCKKTFSMFIEFVPVAAITFCVVGFIRENDEYRTPCTKITLVTAGTRLTAFASTKAFGCKDIMLSLNHSLPILGLCCSWTLFGGFYVFTPITLDLLMPLNQSRRRYFSYLSMFSHDRIEYVDMVYMNILVVYTIGLLCGAGTELTLAVFAHWMCGMFEITRYECYRLRKTIACLSSSKQIALNFRDFRYVVDNHRNTLQLCILSDTTIRRYNSTWYCMPVKAQKLLLFIMLRSSTESVINLFGFFVASHVGFTTLLSTSFSYFTVIYSNQ; encoded by the exons ATGTTCTTCAGTGACCGTAGCCAGATGGACGTGTTCTACAGGCAGTACAACACTTATCGTATACTACTGAGTATCGTAGGACTCTGGCCATATCACAAGTCGATTTACTCGACGATTCACAGAATATCGATTTCTGTTATTATGCTCGCTTATATAGTTTTCGAG GTATTATTGCTTTTGAAATCTGATATTACATTTCGAGGTTGCATCGTTACGTTATCTACAACCTGTCCAGTTATGGTCATTTTCTTGCGTTATGTTACTTCCGTAGCAGTGTCCCCAGTG ACTAAATATGTTTTTCACTATCTACGCACGACACACACCATGCTGAAAGATCAACTTGAAGTTCAGATACTAATGAAACACGTCGATCATTCGGCTCATGTATTCTCCATTTTCTTATGTAAGAAAACATTTTCCATGTTCATAGAATTTGTACCTGTAGCCGCGATTACCT tTTGTGTGGTTGGCTTTATTAGAGAAAACGATGAATACCGAACCCCTTGCACAA AAATTACTTTAGTTACTGCTGGTACGAGATTAACAGCATTTGCTAGTACAAAAGCGTTCGGATGCAAAGATATCATGCTATCATTAAACCATTCTCTTCCCATTTTAGGCTTATGTTGCTCGTGGACCTTATTCGGAGGGTTCTATGTCTTTACTCCGATAACGTTGGATCTGCTAATGCCTTTGAACCAATCTCGGAGACGTTATTTTTCCTACTTATCAATGTTTTCTCACGACCGCATAGAGTATGTTGATATGGTATACATGAATATTCTAGTTGTTTATACAATTGGACTTTTATGTGGGGCGGGTACGGAACTGACGTTGGCTGTGTTTGCCCATTGGATGTGCGGAATGTTCGAGATAACTAGGTATGAATG CTATCGATTGCGAAAAACAATTGCGTGTCTGTCTTCGTCGAAGCAGATCGCCTTAAACTTCAGGGACTTCCGCTACGTCGTGGACAATCATAGGAATACACTACAGTTG TGTATATTAAGCGATACAACAATACGCAGGTATAATTCTACATGGTATTGCATGCCTGTAAAAGCGCAGAAGTTGTTACTCTTTATCATGTTGAGGAGTTCGACGGAAAGTGTGATAAACCTTTTCGGATTTTTCGTTGCTTCTCATGTCGGTTTCACGAcg TTGCTGAGTACGTCTTTCTCGTACTTTACCGTGATATACTCGAATCAATAG